From one Lolium rigidum isolate FL_2022 chromosome 4, APGP_CSIRO_Lrig_0.1, whole genome shotgun sequence genomic stretch:
- the LOC124649894 gene encoding small GTPase LIP1-like has product MMFWRDGGASGSRREVNGGPPCGQVRVLVVGDSGVGKTSLMHLVLKGSAISRPAQTIGCAVDVKHITYGSPGSSSNVIKGDAERNFFVELWDVSGHDRYRDCRSLFYSQINGVIFVYDLSQRKTKTNLSKWAVEVAESGTFSAPLGSGGPGGLPVPYLVIANKVDIAPRDGRRVSSGNLVDVARQWVEKQGLLPSSEELPLVESFPGNSGLLTAAKDARYDKEALAKFFRMLIRRRYFSNELPAPSPWSLTPREDTILPVETVNDEELFKRKSYGGQRYKYNGVVPLPAQRNLTPPLTLYPQQPMSSSSENYRYHRFSSSAIPDASSSTPSRLDINL; this is encoded by the exons ATGATGTTTTGGAGGGACGGTGGCGCGAGCGGGAGCAGGCGGGAAGTCAACGGCGGGCCGCCGTGTGGCCAGGTGCgtgtcctcgtcgtcggcgattCAG GTGTGGGGAAAACTTCATTGATGCATCTCGTTCTGAAAGGTTCTGCAATTTCTCGACCGGCTCAAACAATTGGATGTGCAGTTGATGTTAAA CATATTACTTATGGAAGTCCAGGGAGTTCATCTAATGTCATCAAGGGTGATGCTGAAAGGAACTTCTTTGTTGAACTTTGGGATGTTTCAGGGCATGATCGCTACCGAGATTGCCGTTCACTTTTTTATTCGCAAATTAATG GTGTCATATTTGTTTATGACCTATCTCAGAGGAAGACGAAAACAAATTTGAGCAAGTGGGCAGTTGAGGTTGCTGAGTCCGGAACATTTTCAGCTCCTCTTGGGTCTGGTGGTCCGGGAGGCCTTCCAGTTCCTTACCTAGTGATCGCTAACAAAGTGGACATTGCTCCAAGAGATGGTAGAAGAGTTAGCAGTGGAAATCTTGTTGATGTTGCTCGTCAATGGGTTGAGAAGCAAGGCCTACTTCCATCCAGTGAAGAACTTCCTCTTGTTGAGAGCTTCCCTGGCAACTCTGGTCTGCTAACG GCTGCCAAAGATGCAAGATATGACAAAGAAGCTTTGGCCAAGTTCTTCCGTATG TTGATAAGGAGAAGGTATTTCTCAAATGAGCTTCCTGCCCCTAGCCCATGGTCTCTCACTCCTAGAGAGGATACCATTCTTCCTGTAGAAACTGTTAATGACGAAGAGCTGTTCAAAAGGAAAAG CTATGGTGGACAGAGGTACAAATACAATGGTGTCGTCCCGTTGCCTGCTCAGCGGAACCTAACTCCACCACTCACTCTCTACCCGCAGCAGCCAATGTCTTCTTCCTCAGAGAACTACAGATATCACAGGTTCTCCTCATCGGCGATTCCTGACGCAAGCAGTAGTACGCCAAGCCGACTAGACATCAATTTATGA